The nucleotide window CACCAAACCTGGGTATTCACAAGTCTGTAGTACTGAATCCAACGGCCGCATTGCTGGGCCGCGATGCGGATTAGGCAGCCAATGCGAGACCCGACGGCGTCTGTGCCGGAGCTGCCGAAGCGCTGACACTTAGCCGGCATTCGGGCTGGCCGGGGGGATCCGCACGTGTGAGCATTCCAGGTCCATCTGGACGAGGGCCTTCAGTCTACCGCTCGCCGGGCGCCCACCTCGGCCAGCTCGCGCCGGGCAGAGGGCCAAACGGGCAGTTGTTCCTCCACGGGCTTGCGGAAGCTCTCGCGGTCAGCCTCGGGAACGAGGTTGAAGTAAACGGGATGGGCAAAAATGTGCTTGCGGACTTCATGGCAGAACGGCAGGACCTCAAGCCGGCGGCGGTGTGCATCGGCCAGCGCATTCCGGATCAGGCCGGTGCCAAGACCCTGGCCGCGGTGCGTATCGTCCACGGCAGTATGGAGAAGCCACAGCTGATCACCCTGCATCTGATAGTGCAACGATCCCGCTACCGCTCCATCGATGTACGCATCGAACTGAGACGCTCCAAAATTATTGTGAATCACATGCATGCTTCTCTCCTCACTTTTCACTCCGTGGTGAGGCGATCAGTGCCGCATGTAGCGCTGCGCACCTGTTCCGCCCCGCCCGGATGTGACAGCGTCAGGGCTGTTGCCCATAAACTGCAATCGGATTGGCTTACGACGTAAGCTAAGCATGCTTAGTTATTTCCGGCAAAACGGCGCCGACGAACGGATTGCGTCTGTGCCTAAGCCTGGAGGGCCTCCAACCTATCGAGCAGGCTCTCCAGGGCCTCCTCGAATTCCTGTTCCGAACGGTCTTCCGACAGCCGCTCCTGCAGGCGCTGCAGGAGCGGGTAGCCGTTCAGGTCCGTGCTCTTCGGCGGACGGGGCTCCGCTTCATCCACCGGCCCCACGTCGGCGCCCATGGCGGCGACTTCCAAGAGCAGATGGCCCAGCAGGAAACTGCTGAAGGCGCGGTAGGCATCAACAGCGGCCTGATCGGAAAAGCCTGCTGAAGTCAGCGCTTTGAGGAAGGATTCGACCCAGCGCAGGCTGCGAAGGGGCGGGCGCACCCAGGGTGCCTCGGTCGGCCGTGTGGCTATCAGGGGGAACACCTGAGGGTGCGCCAGAGCCAGCCGGCGCAGTCCATGGGCCAACCGCAGGAGATAGTCCTGCCAGCCGTGACGCGGCTCGGAGTAGACTTCCGGGTCTTTGTAGAGGTCGTCGATGACGACCTCGACGATACCGTCAAGCAGGTTTTCCCGGGATGGAACGTAGCGGTAAAGGGACATCGCCTCGACGCCCAATTGCGTACCGAGCCGACGCATGGATAGGTGGCGCGGGCCGAACTGTTCAATAAAAGCGGCGCCGGCCTCGAGAATGCGCTGGCGGTCCAACCGCGGTTTCTCCGCGGTCGCTGTTCCCCTGTCCCCGCTATCGCGCTTTTCAGGTTCCGACATCGATCGCTCCCTCCATGCGTTCTCCCACCCTACGCCGCCGGAAACGGCTTCGTCACCTGCCAAAGCTGCGGTGGGGTCTTCGTGTGGACGGTCCGCGTGCAGGCAGAGAGTTCGCGAGCGGCTGAAAGGGTTATCCCAGGGAAGGCTTACATTGTAAGCTGGGCGGAGGCGGCGTCCGCCGGCGGCTGTCGGCACGCCTGGTTGGATTCATACCCGGACGCCTGCCCGGACTGACTGATTGGATGAGTAAGTGATGGACGACGAGTTGAAGCAGGTATGGGCCGCCTCGGCGGCGCTGGAAACACTTCAGGTTGAAATGGATCAGGCTCAGCTTTCCCTGAAGGAAGCTATCGACGAGGCGGCCAAAGCCGGGGCGGATCCAGAATCGATCGACGAGGCTGCGCAGTTGACCTCGGTGGAGTTGAGTGAGCCGGTGGAGCTGGCCGAGCCGAGCGGCGCCGAGCTGGAACTCAGCTAGCTCTTTTGCCCTGTGCGACCTGCTAAACGCGTTAAAACGCGGCACGGCCGTTGCAACTCCCAACGCGTTGGTGTTGCAACGACCGCCTGGACCGAAGCTCCTACGGCGAGCCCCGCCGTCGTGCTTTGAGACCGGTAGCCGACCGGAGTGCCTTACTTAGCGGCGAGCTGCTCGTCATCCTGCGTGAGCGCAGTCAGCGTACGGGTGTCCACGTCCTGGGACGGGCCGTTGAGGTAGCGCTGCAGGCTGTCGTCCATGGCATTGATCCAGCGGGTATGGTGCCGCGCAGCCATGGTGCCGGTCATCACGGAGCGGTGGATGTTGTCGCGGTAGCCGAGGATGTGGTCTTCCTTGTCCTTCATCCACTGCTTGAACAGGGCGGAAACCGTATCCAGATCGAACTCCGGGTAGTCCGTCAGCGCGATCAGTTCACGCAGGTAGTCCGTCTGGTAATCCGCCTCGGCGTCGTGGTCGGGCAGCGCATCCTGGCGCTCAAGCCAGGCCTGGATATCGGCGGCTCGTTCCTTCTCATCCGGCAGCTCGATGCGGCCAAGCATCACGTCGCGGGCGAACCAGGCCTGCGCATCAAACATATTGAACGTGTAGTACTGATCCTGGGCGCCGAGGTAGAACAGGTTGGTGTTGTCCTGCCAGATGACGCCCTTGTAGAGGTTGCCCGGGTAGAG belongs to Arthrobacter crystallopoietes and includes:
- a CDS encoding GNAT family N-acetyltransferase codes for the protein MHVIHNNFGASQFDAYIDGAVAGSLHYQMQGDQLWLLHTAVDDTHRGQGLGTGLIRNALADAHRRRLEVLPFCHEVRKHIFAHPVYFNLVPEADRESFRKPVEEQLPVWPSARRELAEVGARRAVD
- a CDS encoding TetR/AcrR family transcriptional regulator C-terminal domain-containing protein — encoded protein: MSEPEKRDSGDRGTATAEKPRLDRQRILEAGAAFIEQFGPRHLSMRRLGTQLGVEAMSLYRYVPSRENLLDGIVEVVIDDLYKDPEVYSEPRHGWQDYLLRLAHGLRRLALAHPQVFPLIATRPTEAPWVRPPLRSLRWVESFLKALTSAGFSDQAAVDAYRAFSSFLLGHLLLEVAAMGADVGPVDEAEPRPPKSTDLNGYPLLQRLQERLSEDRSEQEFEEALESLLDRLEALQA